The Glycine soja cultivar W05 chromosome 6, ASM419377v2, whole genome shotgun sequence genome has a window encoding:
- the LOC114415110 gene encoding proline-rich receptor-like protein kinase PERK15 has translation MLAVAPYSPAAPPPLSLLFDITPPPSPSMYPTPPAPPVTPPPETLLVQDSPPPSSVTPLPLTEPLLPSPSPESLPPPLPSSTVTPSPPTPTAESQPPPFPFATAPAPTTFPPFAVAPSPPTPTATFPPALPEMPPATAATVTVPSPPQHPPFMTEPTLATPWFPALPASAPEVNFPSTARGGSLPVAVDVQKPSTFHVSSGLIFGLVIAAIVFVFVFTVGSVLRWNRKKNKHNNLSTPHYKESSPSLGSKGSHVIRVSPNPTLPPPPPLTEGGGASGSFNSVSVKAIPNHAPRGAFGPANGIFTYDELLVATKCFSESNLLGEGGFGYVYKGVLPCGKEIAVKQLKSGSQQGEREFQAEVETISRVHHKHLVEFVGYCVTRAERLLVYEFVPNNTLEFHLHGEGNTFLEWSMRIKIALGSAKGLAYLHEDCNPAIIHRDIKASNILLDFKFEPKVSDFGLAKIFPNNDSCISHLTTRVMGTFGYLAPEYASSGKLTDKSDVYSYGIMLLELITGHPPITTAGSRNESLVDWARPLLAQALQDGDFDNLVDPRLQKSYEADEMERMITCAAACVRHSARLRPRMSQIVGALEGVVSLTDLVGDVTTGLTTDTVYNWSNILDYDAGHYQQDMRNFNLALSCHKYSSSGYSETTSAYGLHSSGSSSEAQQSFRDIV, from the exons ATGCTTGCAGTTGCACCATATTCCCCGGCGGCCCCGCCACCACTGTCGTTGCTGTTTGACATAACTCCTCCGCCGTCACCTTCAATGTATCCGACGCCTCCAGCACCTCCAGTCACCCCGCCGCCGGAAACTTTACTCGTTCAAGATTCGCCGCCGCCATCTTCAGTCACACCACTTCCTCTCACGGAGCCGTTGTTGCCGTCTCCCTCGCCGGAATCTCTGCCACCGCCATTGCCATCGTCCACTGTTACGCCATCGCCTCCAACTCCGACCGCCGAATCTCAGCCACCGCCGTTTCCATTTGCCACAGCTCCTGCACCGACAACGTTTCCGCCGTTTGCAGTTGCACCGTCGCCTCCAACTCCAACCGCCACTTTTCCACCTGCATTGCCAGAAATGCCTCCGGCGACAGCGGCGACTGTGACTGTTCCTTCGCCGCCTCAACATCCACCATTCATGACGGAACCTACTTTGGCAACGCCGTGGTTTCCTGCGTTGCCGGCATCGGCGCCGGAAGTGAATTTTCCGTCAACAGCACGAGGTGGAAGTTTGCCGGTGGCTGTGGATGTTCAGAAGCCTTCAACATTCCACGTGTCAAGTGGTCTCATTTTTGGGCTTGTAATTGCAGCTATCGTTTTCGTCTTTGTTTTTACTGTTGGATCAGTGCTACGCTGGAAtaggaagaaaaacaaacacaataatCTATCCACCCCTCACTATAAGGAATCATCTCCCTCTCTTGGATCCAAGG GGTCTCATGTTATTCGAGTGTCACCAAATCCAACGCTGCCACCACCGCCACCTCTCACTGAGGGCGGTGGAGCTTCTGGCTCTTTTAATTCAGTATCTGTGAAAGCAATTCCAAATCATGCTCCAAGAGGTGCCTTTGGTCCCGCGAATGGTATTTTCACGTATGATGAATTATTAGTGGCCACTAAATGTTTCTCTGAGTCCAACCTTCTTGGAGAAGGTGGTTTTGGGTATGTGTACAAAGGAGTTCTCCCATGTGGAAAGGAAATTGCAGTTAAGCAGTTAAAATCAGGAAGCCAAcaaggagagagagagtttcAAGCTGAGGTTGAGACCATTAGCCGAGTGCATCATAAACATCTTGTTGAATTTGTTGGATACTGCGTTACAAGGGCAGAGAGATTGCTCGTTTACGAATTTGTTCCAAATAACACATTGGAATTCCACTTACATG GGGAGGGGAATACCTTCTTAGAATGGTCGATGAGGATTAAAATTGCCTTGGGATCTGCAAAAGGGCTGGCATATCTACACGAAGATT GTAATCCGGCAATTATTCACCGAGATATTAAAGCATCTAATATCCTTCTTGATTTTAAGTTTGAACCCAAG GTTTCTGACTTTGGCTTGGCAAAAATCTTCCCTAACAACGATAGTTGCATTAGTCACCTCACCACTCGAGTGATGGGAACCTTTGG GTATCTAGCTCCGGAGTATGCATCAAGTGGTAAATTGACAGATAAATCAGATGTATATTCCTATGGCATCATGCTTTTAGAACTTATAACCGGACATCCACCAATCACTACAGCAGGATCAAGAAATGAGAGCCTCGTCGACTGG GCTAGGCCATTGCTTGCTCAAGCACTACAAGATGGTGACTTCGACAATCTTGTTGATCCAAGGTTGCAGAAAAGTTACGAAGCTGATGAGATGGAAAGAATGATTACCTGCGCAGCTGCTTGTGTGCGCCATTCAGCCAGGCTTCGACCTCGAATGAGCCAA ATAGTTGGAGCCTTAGAAGGAGTGGTTTCTCTAACCGATCTTGTTGGGGATGTTACAACAGGGCTTACCACAGACACGGTATACAATTGGTCAAATATTTTAGATTATGATGCTGGCCATTACCAGCAGGACATGAGAAATTTCAATTTGGCATTATCATGTCATAAATACAGCTCCAGCGGGTATAGTGAAACCACTAGTGCTTATGGGCTTCACTCATCAGGCTCAAGTAGTGAGGCTCAGCAATCATTTCGAGACATAGTATAA